TCAAGAGGTCAACCGTTTAATCAAACAATTTGCAGAAACACGTAAGATGATGAAAATGGTTTCGCAAGGTAAAAACATGGGACGTATGATGGGAAATATGCGTGCGAGATAAATTCTAAAATTAGAATGAGGAAACGTAAATATACGCACACACAGGAGCATGATTGTCGTAGAAGGGTTCCATGTGTTGCAATTAAAAATAAACAATTATAACACATGAAATTAATTGACGGTAAACAAACCGCTGCAGAGATCAAAAAGGAAATTGCCATCGACGTTAAGGCAATGGTTGACGCTGGAGCAAAGCAACCGCATTTAGCTGCAATTTTAGTTGGTCATGACGGTGGTAGTGAAACCTACGTCGCATTTAAAATTAAGGATTGCGAAGAGGTAGGGTTTAAATCAAGCTTGATCCGTTTTGAAGAAGACGTGACTGAGGAGGAACTGCTGGCAAAAGTTGACGAGTTGAATAAGGATGCTGATGTTGATGGTTTTATCGTTCAGCTTCCTCTTCCCAGGCAGATCTCAGAGCAGAAGATCATTGAAGCAATTGATCCTAAGAAAGATGTAGATGGTTTTCATCCGATAAATGTAGGGCGAATGGTGATCGGTTTGCCATGTTTTGTCTCTGCAACTCCTGATGGCATTGTTGAATTGTTGAAAAGGTATAATATTGAAACATCAGGAAAGGATTGTGTAGTGGTTGGTCGCAGTAATATTGTCGGCCGTCCGATGAGTGTGCTGATGTCTCAAAAGGAAATGAATGCCACTGTTACAGTTGCCCATAGCCGGACTAAAAACTTGGTTGAGCTTTGTGCAAATGCCGATATTTTAATCGCAGCGATAGGTTCCCCTGAATTTGTTAAGGAAAATATGGTAAAAGATGGAGCAGTTGTCATTGATGTTGGAACTACTCGAGTAAAATCAGACAAAACAAAATCTGGCTTTAAATTGAAAGGTGATGTTGCTTTTGATGAAGTAGCTGAAAAATGTTCATATATAACTCCGGTTCCTGGAGGAGTAGGGCCAATGACAAGAGTTGCCTTGTTGAAGAATACCTTGTTGGCAGCTAAAAAGGAAATTTATCAATAAGTATTTCTTAACAGAGATTAAAAAAAGGTGACTAGTTTGTTTACCTTTTTTTAATCTCTGTTGTTTAGTTTTATGAAAACTAAATAATTTTGCGAAATGAAAAAATTGGAAAACAGGATTCTGGTCATCTTTACAATTATTGCAGTTATGTCATTGATCCAGTCTTGTAGCACGGTGCCACTAACAGGTCGTAACCAAATTAATTTATTGCCTGAATCAAATATGGTGGAAATGAGTTTGACTAGTTACGAGCAGTTTCTTGATACGAATAAGGTTTCAAGCAATCAAAATCAGGTAGCACTCGTTAAGCGGGTTGGAAAGGATATCTCGATAGCCGTTGAGCAATATTTAAGAGAAAATGGATACGAAAGCTATTTAGATTATTTTGAATGGGAATTTAACTTGATCGAAAGCGATGTCCCTAATGCATGGTGCATGCCCGGTGGAAAAGTTGTTGTTTACACTGGACTTTTGCCTTTAACAAAAACAGAAGCTGGGTTGGCAGTGGTTATGGGGCATGAAATTGCCCATGCGGTTGCTCGTCATGGTAACGAAAGAATGAGCCATAGCATGTTAGTTCAAATGGGCGGAATAGCCTTGGGTGAAGCTATCAAAGAGAAACCGGATGAGACTCAGGCAATTTTTTCAGCGGCTTTCGGAGTAGGCACTCAAGTTGGTATAATGTTGCCTTTTTCGCGCCAACATGAATACGAAGCCGATAAAATGGGGCTGATTTTCATGGCTATTGCCGGTTATAATCCGCAACAGTCAGTTGCTTTTTGGCAGCGTATGTCTGAAAATGCAGGACAAAAACCGCCAGAACTATTAAGTACTCACCCCGTAGATGGTAAGCGAATAGCCGCTTTGCAAGAAATTATGCCCACTGCCATGGAATATTATTACAAAAATAATTAAAATGAACATTTGTTTCTGTTGAAATAATAACCTGTTTATTAACAATTTTGAACTATATTCGAAATTATTTTTTATTTTTGATAAATCAATTATGGTAATAATTTAAAATCGAGTAAGATGGATGGCTTTGATAACAATGATGGAAGGCAAGAGGGCGACAGTAACTTCAGACAAGAGATTTTTTCAAAAGCTGTAAGAGCCGGGAAAAGAACGTATTTCTTCGATGTGAAATCAACTCGCAAAGAGGAGTACTACCTAACAATTACTGAGAGTAAGAAGCGTTACGATCAGGATGGCAAGTATTTCTTTGAGAAGCATAAAGTTTTCTTATACAAAGAAGATTTTGATAAATTTTCTGATGGACTAGGTGAGGTTATTGACTTCATTAAGGCAAGTCAGTCGATGCAGGACGAAGGAATTGAAGTTGATATGACAATGCAAGAGGATGAACAACTTGTAAAAGCTAAAGATTATACCAACGTAGATTTTGATGATATTTAAAAAATTTACTGTGAAAAAGTAAAAGCTGGCTCATCAATTATTTAATTGACGAGCCAGCTTTTTTTATGAGAAACTTCGTTCTTTTTTTAGGTTTTCGTAGGCTTCATTCACTTTTTGGAATTTTTCTTTGGCCGCATTCTGAAAATCTTCACCTAAATAGCTGACTTTATCAGGATGGTATTTCATCGCCATTTTTCGATAAGCTTTTTTAACTTCCT
The DNA window shown above is from uncultured Sunxiuqinia sp. and carries:
- the folD gene encoding bifunctional methylenetetrahydrofolate dehydrogenase/methenyltetrahydrofolate cyclohydrolase FolD — translated: MKLIDGKQTAAEIKKEIAIDVKAMVDAGAKQPHLAAILVGHDGGSETYVAFKIKDCEEVGFKSSLIRFEEDVTEEELLAKVDELNKDADVDGFIVQLPLPRQISEQKIIEAIDPKKDVDGFHPINVGRMVIGLPCFVSATPDGIVELLKRYNIETSGKDCVVVGRSNIVGRPMSVLMSQKEMNATVTVAHSRTKNLVELCANADILIAAIGSPEFVKENMVKDGAVVIDVGTTRVKSDKTKSGFKLKGDVAFDEVAEKCSYITPVPGGVGPMTRVALLKNTLLAAKKEIYQ
- a CDS encoding M48 family metallopeptidase, with protein sequence MKKLENRILVIFTIIAVMSLIQSCSTVPLTGRNQINLLPESNMVEMSLTSYEQFLDTNKVSSNQNQVALVKRVGKDISIAVEQYLRENGYESYLDYFEWEFNLIESDVPNAWCMPGGKVVVYTGLLPLTKTEAGLAVVMGHEIAHAVARHGNERMSHSMLVQMGGIALGEAIKEKPDETQAIFSAAFGVGTQVGIMLPFSRQHEYEADKMGLIFMAIAGYNPQQSVAFWQRMSENAGQKPPELLSTHPVDGKRIAALQEIMPTAMEYYYKNN
- a CDS encoding DUF3276 family protein, encoding MDGFDNNDGRQEGDSNFRQEIFSKAVRAGKRTYFFDVKSTRKEEYYLTITESKKRYDQDGKYFFEKHKVFLYKEDFDKFSDGLGEVIDFIKASQSMQDEGIEVDMTMQEDEQLVKAKDYTNVDFDDI